In Canis lupus dingo isolate Sandy chromosome 32, ASM325472v2, whole genome shotgun sequence, the following are encoded in one genomic region:
- the LOC112644927 gene encoding aurora kinase B-like, producing the protein MTQKENAYPWPYGRQTTQPGLNTLPQRVLRKDPATPSALVLMSRSNGQPTAAPGQKVVENSSGIPNFSMRSFTIDDFEIGRPLGKGKFGNVYLAREKKSHFIVALKVLFKSQTEKEGVEHQLRREIEIQAHLQHPNILRLYNYFYDRRRIYLILEYAPRGELYKELQKSHTFDEQRTATIMEELADALMYCHGKKVIHRDIKPENLLLGLQGELKIADFGWSVHAPSLRRKTMCGTLDYLPPEMIEGRMHNEKVDLWCIGVLCYELLVGNPPFESASHNETYRRIVKVDLKFPPSVPTGAQDLISKLLKHNPSERLPLSQVSAHPWVRAHSRRMLPPSAVQAIP; encoded by the coding sequence ATGACCCAGAAGGAGAACGCCTACCCCTGGCCCTACGGCCGGCAGACGACTCAGCCTGGCCTGAACACCCTGCCCCAGAGAGTCCTCCGGAAGGACCCCGCCACCCCGTCTGCACTTGTCCTCATGAGCCGCTCCAATGGCCAGCCCACAGCTGCCCCTGGCCAGAAGGTGGTGGAGAACAGCAGTGGGATACCCAACTTCTCAATGCGGTCCTTCACCATCGACGACTTTGAGATTGGGCGTCCTCTGGGCAAAGGCAAGTTTGGAAATGTGTACTTGGCTCGGGAGAAGAAAAGCCATTTCATCGTGGCTCTCAAGGTCCTCTTCAAGTCTCAGACAGAAAAGGAGGGCGTGGAACACCAGCTGCGCAGGGAGATTGAAATCCAGGCCCATCTGCAGCATCCCAACATCCTGCGTCTCTACAACTATTTCTACGACCGGAGAAGGATCTACTTGATTCTGGAGTATGCCCCCCGAGGGGAGCTCTACAAGGAGCTGCAGAAAAGCCACACTTTCGACGAGCAGCGAACAGCCACAATCATGGAGGAGCTGGCGGATGCTCTGATGTACTGCCACGGGAAAAAGGTGATTCACAGAGACATAAAGCCAGAGAATCTGCTCTTGGGGCTCCAGGGAGAGCTGAAGATCGCTGACTTTGGCTGGTCCGTGCACGCCCCCTCCCTAAGGAGGAAGACGATGTGCGGCACCTTGGACTACCTGCCTCCAGAAATGATTGAAGGGCGCATGCACAACGAGAAGGTGGACCTGTGGTGCATCGGGGTGCTCTGCTATGAGCTGCTGGTGGGCAACCCGCCATTCGAGAGCGCTTCTCACAATGAGACCTATCGGCGCATCGTCAAGGTGGACCTGAAATTCCCCCCTTCTGTACCCACGGGAGCCCAGGACCTCATCTCCAAGCTACTCAAGCACAACCCTTCAGAACGGCTGCCCCTGTCCCAGGTCTCAGCCCACCCTTGGGTCCGGGCCCACTCTCGGAGGATGCTGCCTCCCTCTGCCGTCCAGGCCATCCCCTGA